The DNA window cgcgctcccgccccggccgccgccgcgccgaCACTTCCGGGAGCGCCAGCGCGCGTGcgccgcagcccccccacccACGTGACCCCCTCCCTCCGCGGGGCGGGGCGACGCCCTTCTCCCGCGTGACGTCACaacggcggggcgggggcggggcttTAGGCGCGGGGGCGGGGCTTTAGgcgcgggggcggggcctggcggcgcgggggcgcgcccagctctgcagggagccgcgccccgcagcgccccaATAGCGCCCCAATagcgccccgcagcgccccaATAACGCCCCGCAGCGCCCCACGGGCGGGCGcccccccgagcagcccccAGAGGCgcccccgcagcgccccccggccccgccgccccctcgcGGCCCCCGCCCGTCCCCCCCCGCGGCGCGCCCCCGATGGCCGCTATAGGGCGGGCGTAGGGCGCTGCCCCGCCCGGCGGGGGGAGGCGCCGGGGAGCGGCACCGGGCGGCGCGGCCATGGCGGAGATCCGCGGTGAGAGCCGGGGGCGCCCGCGGGGAGACCCCCGGGGTCAGGCTGGGGCCGGGTTGGGGGCCGGGTTGGGGGCCGGGTTGGGGGCCGGCCGCCCGCTGACGGGTGTCCCCGCGCCGCCGTCCCGCAGTGTTCCCGCTGGCCTGCCCGGTGCAGAACTACTCGTGGGGcaagctggggctgcagagcgAGGTGGCCCAGCTGGTGGCCAGCGGCGACCCCACGGCGCACATCGACCCCGAGCAGCCCTACGCCGAGGTgcgtccctccctccctccgtccgtccgtctgtccatcTGTCCGCCCGGTGTCACCCCGCAGCGGGTGACTCAGCCCAaatcccgtcccgtccccccccagctctggATGGGCGCCCACCCCAAAGGCGACGCCGCGATCCGGGACAACCGCATCCCCCAGAAGACGCTGGGGCGCTGGATCTCGGATAACCCCGCCTGCCTGGGCGCCAAGGTGAAGGACGCCTTCCAGGGCCGCCTGCCCTTCCTCTTCAAGGTGCTCTCGGTCCGCACCGCCCTCTCCATCCAGGCGCACCCCAACAAGGTAGGCACGTCccggcggcaccgggggggctcCCTGCACACCCTCAGGGACGTCGCCCCCACCGCTGTCCCCTCGGCAGGAGCTGGCGGCCAAGCTGCACGCCCAGTTCCCCCAGCACTACCCCGACGCCAACCACAAGCCCGAGATGGCCATCGCGCTCACCCCCTTCGAGGGCTTGTGCGGCTTCCGACCCGTCGAGGAGATCGCCTCGTTCCTGCGGGGTAAGCCTTTGGGaaggggggaagaaggggatgGAGCCCGTCCCCGTGGCACCGCTGACGGCCCCGTCCCCTCGGGGCAGCCGTCCCCGAGCTGCGGGCGCTGGTGGGCGAGGTGGCGGCGGAGCAGCTGGAGCGCAGCGCCAGCCACGACCCCCGCGGCGTCTCGGCCGCCCTGCGGGTCTGCTTCACCCGGCTGATGAAGAGCGAGAAGAAGTCCTTCGTCGACCAGCTCAACACCCTGGTGCAGAGGATTTCCCGAGAAGGTGGCCGAGAAAAAACCTCCCGGGCCTCGCTCGGGCAAGGAGGGGGGGGCTGGAGAGGGGGGAAAGGGTCTGGGGAAAGCCCCACGTTGGGagctggggggtgggggcaccGCGCTGGAGGCCGGGATGGGGAGACCGGGACAGGGAGGCCAAGACAGGGAGGTCAGGTTGGGGAGACCATGACGGGGAGACTAGGCTGGGGAAGCCAGAATGGGGAGATCAGGGTGGGGAGGCCGGGATGGGGAGGCTGGGTCGAGCTCCCACCAAGCCCCACGGCGCTCCCCCTGCAGCGGCCGAAGGGCAGGACACGTCGGGGAGCAACGGGGACCTGCTGCTGCGCCTGCACTCCCAGTTCCCGGGGGACATCGGCTGCTTTGCCGTCTACTTCCTCAACCTGGTGAGGCTGGAGCCCGGGGAGGCCATGTTCCTGGCGGCCAACGAGCCCCACGCC is part of the Cygnus atratus isolate AKBS03 ecotype Queensland, Australia chromosome 11, CAtr_DNAZoo_HiC_assembly, whole genome shotgun sequence genome and encodes:
- the MPI gene encoding mannose-6-phosphate isomerase isoform X2, translating into MAEIRVFPLACPVQNYSWGKLGLQSEVAQLVASGDPTAHIDPEQPYAEVRPSLPPSVRLSICPPGVTPQRVTQPKSRPVPPQLWMGAHPKGDAAIRDNRIPQKTLGRWISDNPACLGAKVKDAFQGRLPFLFKVLSVRTALSIQAHPNKELAAKLHAQFPQHYPDANHKPEMAIALTPFEGLCGFRPVEEIASFLRAAEGQDTSGSNGDLLLRLHSQFPGDIGCFAVYFLNLVRLEPGEAMFLAANEPHAYLQGDCVECMACSDNTVRAGLTPKFIDVLTLCEMLNYTPAPSSSKIFPAVQSPLDPSVFLYDPPVPDFTLMRIEIPSSIKLYLVSAVDSASILLVVQGTAVGTSTAAASEMALRRGSVLFVSANESISLRLSSPDGMLLFRACCLL
- the MPI gene encoding mannose-6-phosphate isomerase isoform X1, giving the protein MAEIRVFPLACPVQNYSWGKLGLQSEVAQLVASGDPTAHIDPEQPYAELWMGAHPKGDAAIRDNRIPQKTLGRWISDNPACLGAKVKDAFQGRLPFLFKVLSVRTALSIQAHPNKELAAKLHAQFPQHYPDANHKPEMAIALTPFEGLCGFRPVEEIASFLRAVPELRALVGEVAAEQLERSASHDPRGVSAALRVCFTRLMKSEKKSFVDQLNTLVQRISREAAEGQDTSGSNGDLLLRLHSQFPGDIGCFAVYFLNLVRLEPGEAMFLAANEPHAYLQGDCVECMACSDNTVRAGLTPKFIDVLTLCEMLNYTPAPSSSKIFPAVQSPLDPSVFLYDPPVPDFTLMRIEIPSSIKLYLVSAVDSASILLVVQGTAVGTSTAAASEMALRRGSVLFVSANESISLRLSSPDGMLLFRACCLL
- the MPI gene encoding mannose-6-phosphate isomerase isoform X3, yielding MAEIRVFPLACPVQNYSWGKLGLQSEVAQLVASGDPTAHIDPEQPYAELWMGAHPKGDAAIRDNRIPQKTLGRWISDNPACLGAKVKDAFQGRLPFLFKVLSVRTALSIQAHPNKELAAKLHAQFPQHYPDANHKPEMAIALTPFEGLCGFRPVEEIASFLRAAEGQDTSGSNGDLLLRLHSQFPGDIGCFAVYFLNLVRLEPGEAMFLAANEPHAYLQGDCVECMACSDNTVRAGLTPKFIDVLTLCEMLNYTPAPSSSKIFPAVQSPLDPSVFLYDPPVPDFTLMRIEIPSSIKLYLVSAVDSASILLVVQGTAVGTSTAAASEMALRRGSVLFVSANESISLRLSSPDGMLLFRACCLL